The following DNA comes from Clostridia bacterium.
GGGAATGAGTGGGCGGGGTGCGCGAGGGGGGACCGGGTTGCCGGGACAGGACAACGCGTCGAGCCCCCGATCGCCGCGGCGGCGAGGGCTCGACGGCAGCACGCAGGGGTTTCTCATCATGCTGGCCGGGGCCGCCATCGTCTGGCAGGCGGAGCGCCTCGCGGCTGTCTTCCATGTCGAGCCGGCGCTGGCCGCCAGCGTGGGCCTGCTGATTTCCGGTTCGGGCCTCGTCGTCCAACGCCGCGGACGCGAGCGCGGCCGGTAGGCCCGCCACTTCTTTCGAAACCCGAAGGAATTTCGCCCACCGAACGAGTATCATGTGGGCATGAACGTCCTTTTGCGCCTGTTGCGGTATTCGCGCCCGTACCGGCGTTCCCTCGCCATCGGGCTCGGCGGCCTCGTCGTGGGCACGGCCATGGACCTGTCCGTGCCCTACATCACGCGGCACGTCATCGACTTCGTGCTGCGGGAGGGCCATCACGCCTGGTTGCCGTGGCTTGCGGCGGCCGTGGTCGGCGTCGCGGCGGTGAAGGGGACCTTCTGGTTCTTTCAGCGCTACGCCATGGCCTACATGTCGCAGCGCATCATCTTCGACATCCGCGGGGAGCTTTACGCCCACCTTCAGGCGCTCTCGTTCCGCTTCTACGACCGTGCCCAGACCGGGCAGATCATGAGCCGCGTCGCCCAGGACGTGGAACTTCTGCGGCGCTTCATGGGCTTCGGGCTGCTCATGATCGCGAACCAGCTGCTCCTGTTCGCGGCCGTGCTCGTCTACCTGTTCTGGATCGACCCGTTCCTCACGGCGCTCGTCCTGCCGGCGCTGCCGCTCCTTGGGCTGGTCATCGTGCAGTTCAACCGGCGCGTGCGTCCCAAGTACCAGGAGATCCAGCAGCGCCAGGCGGAGATCACGGCGATTCTCCAGGAGAACGTGACGGGCGTGCGCGTGGTCCGCGCGTTCACCGCCGAGCCGTTCGAGATCGAGAAGTTCGGTCGCGCCAACTGGCGGTACCTCGAGCAGAACCTTGAGGCCATGCGGGAGCGCGCGTTCTGGTTCCCGTTGATGAGCCTCGCCACCGACCTCGGCACCGTGCTGGCCATCGGCGTCGGCGGGTGGCGCGTGATCAGCGGGGCGATCACGCTGGGCGCGCTCGTGGCCTTCCTCCAATTGCTCGGCATGCTCTTCTTCCCCCTCCGCCAGCTGGGCTGGCTCGTGAACATGGCCTCGCGCGCCATCGCGGCCGCCACGCGCGTCTTCGACCTGCTCGACGAGCGGCCGGAGGTCGCCGAACGCCCCGGCGCGCGGCGCCTTCCGACCGTGCGCGGCGAGGTCGTCTTCGAGCGGGTCCGCTTCCGCTACTCGCCGGACGCGCCGTGGGCGCTGGACGACGTCTCGTTTCGCGTGGAGCCGGGTGAGACGATCGCCCTCCTGGGGACGACCGGCTCGGGCAAGAGCACGGTGATGCACCTGATCCCGCGCTTCTACGACGTGGACGAGGGCCGGGTGCTCGTCGACGGCCACGATGTGCGCGATCTGAAACTGGCCGACTTGCGACGCCACATCGGCATCGTCCCCCAGGAGACGTTCCTCTTCTCGGCGTCCATCGCGGAGAACATCGCCTACGGGCGGCCGGGCGCGACCCGCGAGGAAATCGTCGCCGCGGCGAAAGCCGCCCAGATCCACGACTTCATCATGAGCCTGCCCCAGGGGTACGACACCGTCGTCGGCGAGCGAGGGGTCGGGCTGTCCGGCGGGCAGAAGCAGCGCGTGGCGATCGCCCGCGCTCTCCTGTTGGACCCGCGCATCCTCATCCTCGACGAGGCCACCTCCAGCGTCGACACGAAGACGGAAGAACTCATCCGGGAGGCCCTGCGCCGCCTGATGGCCGGGCGCACGTCGTTCGTCGTCGCGCACCGCGCCTCGACGGTCCGCCTCGCCGACCGGGTCCTTGTGCTGGACCAGGGCCGGATCGTGCAGATGGGCACGCCGGCGGAACTGGAGGCGCAGCCGGGCCTCTTCCGGGAGATCGTCCGCCTGCAGGAGCAAGACGCGCAGCACGCCGGCGCCGCGTCCGGCCGCGACGCCGCAAGCTGAAGGGAGGGATCGATCCGTGCCGCCGCGCCACGATGATCCGAACGCGGAACGCGCGCCCTTCAACGGGGCCGTCTTCCGGCGCCTCCTCCGGTACCTCGCGCCCTACCGGCGGGACTTCCTCCTGGCTTCGCTCGCCCTCGTCATCGGCACCGTCGCCGTGCAGGCGGGTCCCTACCTAACGGCCATCGCCATCGACCGGTACATCGTGCCGGCCGCCCGGGCATCGTCGGAGGGGATGGGCCTGCCCCCCGGGACGCTGCGCGGCATCGCGACCCTGGCCGTGCTGTACCTCTGCGCGTCGCTCGTCTCGTGGGGCGCGCAGTACGCTCAGACGTACTTCATGTCATGGGCGGGCCAGAACGCGATCTTCGCGTTGCGGGCGGAACTCTACGCCCACCTGCAGCGCCTCTCCTTCCGGTTCTTCGACAGCCAGCCGACCGGCGTGATCATGTCGCGCGTGACCAACGACGTGAACACCATCGAGGAAATGCTGACGCAGAGCGTGCTGACGATCGTCGGCAGCGTCGTCAGCCTCGTCGCGATCGTCGCGGCGATGATGAGCCTGGACGCCCGCCTCGCGCTCGCCTCGTTCGCGGTCCTGCCGATCCTCGCCGTCGCCGTGTTCCGCTTCAGCGAACTCGTCCGCCGCGCGTACGCGGAGGTCCGCAACACCATCGCGGACGTGTACGCGAACCTCCAGGAGAGCATCTCCGGGATCCGCGTGACGCAGTCGTTTTCCCGGGAAGCGAAGAACATGGAGCGTTTCACGGGCGTCAACGAGCGCAACTTCCGGGCGAACATGCAGGCGGAGGGCCTCAATGCCCTGTTCATGCCGACCGTCGACCTCATCGG
Coding sequences within:
- a CDS encoding ABC transporter ATP-binding protein encodes the protein MNVLLRLLRYSRPYRRSLAIGLGGLVVGTAMDLSVPYITRHVIDFVLREGHHAWLPWLAAAVVGVAAVKGTFWFFQRYAMAYMSQRIIFDIRGELYAHLQALSFRFYDRAQTGQIMSRVAQDVELLRRFMGFGLLMIANQLLLFAAVLVYLFWIDPFLTALVLPALPLLGLVIVQFNRRVRPKYQEIQQRQAEITAILQENVTGVRVVRAFTAEPFEIEKFGRANWRYLEQNLEAMRERAFWFPLMSLATDLGTVLAIGVGGWRVISGAITLGALVAFLQLLGMLFFPLRQLGWLVNMASRAIAAATRVFDLLDERPEVAERPGARRLPTVRGEVVFERVRFRYSPDAPWALDDVSFRVEPGETIALLGTTGSGKSTVMHLIPRFYDVDEGRVLVDGHDVRDLKLADLRRHIGIVPQETFLFSASIAENIAYGRPGATREEIVAAAKAAQIHDFIMSLPQGYDTVVGERGVGLSGGQKQRVAIARALLLDPRILILDEATSSVDTKTEELIREALRRLMAGRTSFVVAHRASTVRLADRVLVLDQGRIVQMGTPAELEAQPGLFREIVRLQEQDAQHAGAASGRDAAS